GCAAAGATCATGCTGCGATCAAAAGATCTTGGTGACACAATCACCAAAGACAACAATTCCAGTGACAAAGACAAGTATAGAGCTATCTACATGATACGCCACCATCTCCAAGAGAACTTGAAAACTCAGTACATGACCATGGAAAATCCATATGACCTTTGGATCGCTTTACAGCGAAGATATgaccaccagaaaacggtgttgcttccaaaggctcaATATGATTGGAAACACATAAGGTTCTTGGACTACAAATCAGTAGACGAGTACAACTCAGTCCTGTTCAGAATTGTGTCCTTGTTAAGGTTATGTGGTGAAAAAGTAACCGAGGAAGAGATGCTTAATAAAACTCTCTCCACGTTTCCTCAAACCAACATGGTATTGCAACAGCAGTACAGAGAGAGGAATTTCGCCACATATACTGAGTTGATAGAATGTCTCTTGTTGGCTGAAGCTAACAACGAACTGTTATTgaaaaacagtgagatgagacctcctGGTACAGCTCCATTACCCGACATCTCTAAGCTGGCTATAGAGCCAAAGAAAGAGAGTAACCTTGTCCAACACAATGACCATCCCGGTCCAAACCGTGGAAGAAGTCAAGGACGAGGTCGTGGTTCTTTTAAAGCACACGGGCGAGGACGTGGTCGCGGTACCA
This region of Brassica napus cultivar Da-Ae chromosome C5, Da-Ae, whole genome shotgun sequence genomic DNA includes:
- the LOC125587148 gene encoding uncharacterized protein LOC125587148 encodes the protein MSKIANLDFSALKSNGDNYLEWALDAKIMLRSKDLGDTITKDNNSSDKDKYRAIYMIRHHLQENLKTQYMTMENPYDLWIALQRRYDHQKTVLLPKAQYDWKHIRFLDYKSVDEYNSVLFRIVSLLRLCGEKVTEEEMLNKTLSTFPQTNMVLQQQYRERNFATYTELIECLLLAEANNELLLKNSEMRPPGTAPLPDISKLAIEPKKESNLVQHNDHPGPNRGRSQGRGRGSFKAHGRGRGRGTTPGFSRGRGRGRSVSFKPQIKADRCHRCGMGNHWAKNCRTPKHLCELYMESLKRNPEANMVRDPGYDGDDDDDLEDVQDHQHESDKVDHMEFETSDILK